From a region of the Chitinophaga caseinilytica genome:
- a CDS encoding FecR family protein, giving the protein MNFDRFQYLLEQYRDQQLTPAEREELLALTVETDDAGWDALFAQLAAGQAPAHFDGPYLDRELSRVLRVDKPAPAVRSVKHVHLWKWMAAAGVLLLLAFGSYRLWHRGQSGTGITALPVSAAQIAPGREGAVLTLADGRQVVLDSLQNGTIASQQGTQVVLNNGQLVYDAHASSAASINRISTPNGRQYQVILPDGTKVWLNAASTLKYPTAFTGSERLVELSGEAYFEVTSQPAGPNGKMPFIVKTSQQQIRVTGTSFNVNAYQNEPSVKTTLLEGKVHVDGLPAAAGNAGGVDLHPGEQAATTGADGPRVASNADLAKVMAWKNGAFNFEGLRLDEAMRQLERWYDITVTYDGGMPDIRFFGEVDRNVNLGDLLEMLAGAGLSYRFEPGGQLVILNKTK; this is encoded by the coding sequence ATGAATTTCGATCGCTTTCAATACCTGCTGGAACAGTACAGAGACCAACAGCTGACGCCCGCGGAGCGCGAAGAGCTGCTGGCGTTGACCGTGGAAACGGACGATGCCGGATGGGACGCGCTTTTCGCACAGCTCGCCGCCGGCCAGGCGCCCGCACATTTCGACGGGCCGTACCTCGACCGGGAGCTGAGCCGTGTGTTGCGGGTCGACAAGCCCGCGCCGGCGGTACGATCCGTAAAGCATGTTCACCTTTGGAAATGGATGGCCGCGGCTGGTGTGCTGTTGCTGCTGGCGTTCGGCAGCTATCGTTTATGGCATCGGGGCCAGTCGGGTACCGGAATTACCGCCCTTCCCGTTTCTGCGGCGCAGATCGCTCCGGGGCGCGAGGGGGCGGTGCTGACGCTGGCGGATGGCCGGCAGGTGGTGCTGGACAGCTTGCAGAACGGTACCATCGCCAGCCAGCAGGGTACGCAGGTGGTCCTCAACAACGGCCAGCTGGTGTACGACGCCCACGCGTCTTCCGCCGCTTCCATCAATCGCATCTCCACGCCCAACGGCCGCCAATACCAGGTGATCCTGCCAGACGGCACGAAAGTATGGCTGAACGCGGCCAGCACGCTCAAATACCCCACCGCTTTCACGGGAAGCGAACGGCTGGTGGAGCTTTCCGGCGAAGCCTATTTTGAAGTGACCAGCCAGCCTGCGGGCCCGAACGGGAAAATGCCTTTCATCGTCAAAACGTCCCAACAGCAAATACGTGTTACCGGCACCAGCTTTAATGTGAATGCTTACCAGAACGAGCCTTCCGTCAAAACTACTTTGCTGGAAGGCAAAGTACATGTAGATGGCCTGCCGGCTGCGGCGGGGAATGCCGGTGGGGTAGACCTGCATCCCGGAGAACAGGCGGCCACAACCGGTGCTGATGGCCCAAGGGTGGCCAGCAACGCGGATCTGGCGAAGGTGATGGCCTGGAAGAACGGGGCTTTCAATTTCGAGGGGCTCCGGCTCGACGAGGCGATGCGGCAGCTGGAACGGTGGTACGATATCACGGTAACGTATGACGGCGGCATGCCGGATATCCGGTTTTTCGGTGAGGTAGACCGCAACGTGAACCTCGGCGACCTGCTGGAAATGCTGGCAGGGGCAGGGCTTTCCTACCGGTTCGAGCCGGGCGGACAACTTGTAATTCTCAACAAAACCAAATAA